A region of the Ranitomeya variabilis isolate aRanVar5 chromosome 5, aRanVar5.hap1, whole genome shotgun sequence genome:
CTGTGTGTATATGTGAACCATGAATACCACTAACTAGTAACTGTCTTTTTACACAAGTTCATTCTTTTCCCCTTATTTACATCTGCCTGTGTGCCCCTTTATGGCAAATTGTAAGTTGTCAGATAGTGCTGTAATTACTTTTTCCTTACATACAAGATCTGATACTAGGAACCTGGCTTTTCACCTACTCCCTATAGACTGCATTGCTGCCCAGCATGTTAAACACAATCCCTCCTGAGCCAGAGTGAAGGGGAAGAGCCAGGAAACTGAAGATAAGATGCATATGGCGGCGTGACATCCCATACAACATTAAAGAGGAGAAAGTGACCCAAGCAGGCGATGATCGTCAGTGATTGCATGTTAGATTGGTTTGCAGAGACATTCCAGCTACAGATGAACATTACTGACAAATCTTACTGCATATAAAGTTTGTGAAcataatttttaaaaattaaaaaataaccctcctaggaaaaaaacaaaacatgagatGATATATTTTTGGATAATTCCATTTGACGGACCTCTGACTGACACTGGACTATTACTATATTGCTATGACAGACACCATGACAGCTCCTGCAGCTGCTATGTCCATGATCATTTCACTGTGAGTTTCTCAGTTTTATAGATTCCACCGCGAAAGTAAATAATACACCGAATTGGGGAATTGCCAAATGGAGGCAGATCATGACAGAGACATCACTGATGAACTGTGCAGATTCTCCTAAACCAAGGACAGTAATAGTCCTAGCCCTTCATCTGGTATCATCTGCAGGGTCCACGCCAATGACAAAGAGCCGGTGGCAGACCCCAGTAAGGGTTAACTTCGATCACCACCTCACAGAGGCATCATTAGGAGGTCTTTCGGTCAGCTTCAGCCAGGGAATCCTTCAGCTTCTTGGTCATGCTGGGAAGCAGATTCATGTGGTCCTCGGCGCACTTCATCACACAACTCTCCAGCTGAGCTCTCGCTTGGGATTCTTTACTGCCATAATCCAGGGAATCCTTTGCCTTGTCATTGCAGTGCATTGTGCAGCGGCTCAGGCGATCCTAGGGGGAGGAGAGACATTAATCACACTTTGTAGCACTGAATGTGAGTGACATTAATACAAGTCTAAAATGaaatacagaaaataaaaaacGGCAGTAtatcacaaatctgaacctatagcTGAAGCCCATGGATTGCTATCATCTCTTATTGTTTATGTAACCCTGTGCCAATTTGCAATCTGTGGCATCAATCAGCAGGCACGTTACATGCAGCCAATTATGGGCCCATACAGGCTGACTTAAAGGGGCTGCGCAGTGAAAACCAGGGGATAGATGAAAATGTAAGGATTGGAGCGGGTCTCACATCTTGGACCCACACTGATCGGCAGAACCAGATACTGTTAAAATGGAGGAGCAGTGTGGAAGCCTGACCGACgctccatttattccctatggggctgcactCGCCTTTTATGGCAGCCTCATAAGGGAATGAAAGGAGCGTTGGTCACATATCCGGCCTGCAGCTCTATTCTGTAACGGAGAAAGGGCCCTAGTGGTCAGACCCCCGCCAATCAGTAAGTTACCCCCTATCAGTTGGACACGTGATCATTTGTTTTCAACAGTAAACCCCTTTACGCTGTCCATAAATGAGCAGCAGCTGCCAAAAGTGAGAATGGTATAAATCATAGTGCAAATCTATCTGATATAATCTCTTCAAACTGTTGGAGATTTTGACAATACCCCAATAGAAATCAATGGGTACTGTTGGGCGCTGCTGTTGTTACTGGTGGCTTTGGTTATGAATGTAACGCACAAAGCAAATGTGCACAGAGGCTTAAaggggttttacatttttttttagtacAACTACAGGACGTGATCCCAGGAGCCAATCAATGGGCTCAGCGGCCATACTTAAGTACACGGCACAGGACCACTGAGCTCAGTAATTGTCTGTAGTGGTTTTGAGCTATAGTTGTTAGATCGCCCAAGCTTGTCCTATCAACAAAGACCCGAGGCGGCAGCAGTGGGTGGCAGAGTTCAGCTCATTTTTATTTTTACTCAGCTTATACAGTACAAAAAAAATATCTAGAAAAATCCTAGAATTAGTAAGCCAATGTTATCACATGGTTTCCTTGCTAAGACACATAAAACCCCGGATAAGTAATGGCCACTTGCCATATGCAGCATTATCTTGGTGACCATGAACATATCTTACAACAGAGCTTTGCTGCCCCCTGCTggattataaagaaaaaaattgtATTAACATTATTGTTGGATTTTAGCTACAAGACTTACCTGAAATCTCTCCAGCTCATTGGTGACCAGACTCTGCGCCTGTGCGAGGGGAGCATGGCAGCGCTCGATGCAGTTGTGCACCTGCTGCATGGAGGCCTTCTCGTTATCACAGCACTGTGCACTACACAGGAACATCTTCCCCTAAAAAGAACCACAGCGGAATAAAGTTACGTTCCTGAACACAGAATACACAGGGGTTTCTTTAGGGCAGTGGCTGCTGTAACCATGTCTTAGCTTTTCCCTTCTGCCCCCGGTATCAGTATTGGTGGTCTGAAAGAAATGTGACTTAATGACTGGTGGCAAAGATGGCAGTGCCGCTATGAACACCACTGAACTCTCCGGTAAGGCCCACATTACTAACAATCAATAGGcaaaaaatgtttgtttattcCGTGATCTAAAGGCTGGGATCCcttaagaaggaaaaaaaaaaaaaaaaaaaaaacctacacaaatAAATACTCCTAGCTTTTATCATTTTGTCCCTCTCTAGCAGTAGCAGTCAGGTCCGCAACTGACAGGCAAAGCCAGGGACCCTGCACAGAAGACAGAAGGAGCTTATTACGGCTTCTGTCTTCTCTTTTGCTGGCAGCGCAGAGAACGTTATGTGCTAAAGAAAAGCAATAACAAAGCAGATATGTAGATTGAATCTGATTATCGGCGGGTGTCTGTCCTGCATAGTGGACCCAGATCAGCTCTGCCAGTGACGTCTGACGTCTAGGCAGCAGGAATCACCTGACAGATTCCCCAACAGGAGTTTTCCCAAAACCTTTTGATGCCAGGTCAATAAAAGGTTAAAAGTGATAATACAATAGAAAATATCCAATTACTGGCAGCATCTCCACAAACATTAACCAGACTGTCAATAATAAGGGACGGGACATTCTTTACTTTTTGACAAAGGGCAGAGTTCAGTGCAGTCCATCGTGGGCCGGCCCCCATCATCAGACCCCTTTTACTAACTTCATGCCCCTTCTAATTCTCTCTGACTGTGACCTGTGCACATCCTCCCCGGGGGCAGAATGGATGGACATTACACCAGCCGCCCACACCGCCAGTGCAGAGGGGAGACAACGTGGGGCAGGTACAGACAAAGAAGCATGTCACACACGACCATCCTTACAGACCGAAAAACTATTACAAAAGGGGTTAAAAGTGTAAATTAAAAGAACAAACTACAACTTCCTAGGCCTCAATAGTATCCATCACCGAGGGGCTGATAAAGAAGATCACCGGTGTCTGAGGGTCTCACTATAGTAATATAAGCAATGACTATTGGGGGCATTACAGTACAACACTGTATATCACCTGTACACCCCTGCCACCTTGTGGCCACACTAGTGCACTGCAGTGCCTTCACAGgatgtctaaggcttctttcacacttgcctcATCTGGCAGCCATCACAATGTGTcggcgcgacgtatcgacggatgcgtcaaaaatagtgaaaaacggatgcaacccatacagtatttcgacggatcggctagacggttccgtcgaaaaactggatccgttgcatttatcttgtccgtttttaccatctgtttcatccgttttttttacggatccgttttccatgcctaacAATGGgaatctcccaaatgtgattggctactggaaaataagggAAACCATATATTGACTGTTTTTACACCCCATCTTTGacagggtttagagaaagtggcagagatggaaggcgtGCTTGTGAAGATTGTGACCATATGTCAGGTTTATATAAATTTGGGGCTGTCTGGTgaattggctacaaaatcctgattctgagcatgctcagtgtaaaaagacgTATTCCAGGGCTGGATTCCGTCATAAGACGtgccacgacggatcctgcgtccataggcttccattcta
Encoded here:
- the FAM136A gene encoding protein FAM136A isoform X1, which gives rise to MAEEYQSRLQNAVDAMVKSLERENIRKMQGKMFLCSAQCCDNEKASMQQVHNCIERCHAPLAQAQSLVTNELERFQDRLSRCTMHCNDKAKDSLDYGSKESQARAQLESCVMKCAEDHMNLLPSMTKKLKDSLAEADRKTS
- the FAM136A gene encoding protein FAM136A isoform X2; its protein translation is MFLCSAQCCDNEKASMQQVHNCIERCHAPLAQAQSLVTNELERFQDRLSRCTMHCNDKAKDSLDYGSKESQARAQLESCVMKCAEDHMNLLPSMTKKLKDSLAEADRKTS